A DNA window from Streptococcus sp. LPB0220 contains the following coding sequences:
- the yidD gene encoding membrane protein insertion efficiency factor YidD: protein MKKILIAMVRGYQKWISPIFPPSCRFQPTCSNYMIQAIERFGVKGVLMGVARILRCHPGTQAGPDPLPDHFSLRRNEESK, encoded by the coding sequence ATGAAAAAAATCCTGATTGCTATGGTCAGAGGCTATCAAAAATGGATCTCTCCCATATTTCCGCCTTCTTGTCGCTTTCAACCGACCTGTTCCAATTATATGATCCAAGCGATTGAACGCTTTGGTGTGAAAGGTGTCTTGATGGGGGTTGCGAGAATCTTGCGATGCCATCCTGGTACCCAAGCGGGACCAGACCCTCTGCCAGACCACTTTAGTCTGAGACGAAATGAAGAATCAAAATAG
- a CDS encoding pseudouridine synthase, translating to MRINKYIAHAGVASRRKAEELIKQGLVTVNGQVVRELATIIKTGDQVEVEGTPIYNEEKVYYLLNKPRGVISSVSDDKGRTTVVDLLSQVPERIYPVGRLDWDTSGVLILTNDGDFTDEMIHPRNEIDKVYVARVKGIANKENLRPLTRGVTIDGKKTKPATYEILKVDVEKNRSVVQLTIHEGRNHQVKKMFEAVGLLVDKLSRTQFGNLDVSGLRPGEYRRLNKKEISQLHNLAVTKSKKS from the coding sequence ATGAGAATTAACAAATATATTGCCCATGCAGGCGTGGCTAGTCGTCGCAAGGCCGAAGAACTGATCAAGCAAGGCTTGGTGACGGTCAATGGCCAAGTTGTGCGTGAATTAGCGACTATTATTAAGACCGGTGATCAGGTTGAAGTAGAAGGCACTCCAATCTACAACGAAGAAAAGGTCTACTATCTTTTAAATAAGCCACGTGGCGTCATCTCTAGTGTATCTGATGATAAAGGGCGGACAACAGTCGTTGACCTTTTATCTCAAGTGCCAGAGCGTATCTACCCAGTGGGACGTTTGGACTGGGATACATCTGGTGTCTTGATTTTGACCAATGATGGTGATTTTACAGATGAGATGATTCACCCACGTAATGAGATTGATAAGGTCTATGTGGCGCGTGTCAAAGGGATTGCCAATAAGGAAAATTTGCGTCCCTTGACACGAGGGGTGACCATTGATGGCAAGAAAACCAAGCCAGCGACTTACGAGATCTTAAAAGTGGATGTTGAAAAGAACCGTTCAGTGGTTCAGTTGACCATTCATGAAGGGCGCAACCACCAGGTCAAAAAGATGTTTGAAGCTGTAGGACTTTTAGTGGACAAACTCTCCCGAACCCAGTTTGGAAACCTAGATGTCTCAGGACTTCGTCCGGGTGAATACCGTCGCTTGAACAAAAAAGAAATTAGCCAGTTGCACAATCTAGCAGTGACTAAATCTAAAAAATCATGA
- the scpB gene encoding SMC-Scp complex subunit ScpB, with protein sequence MSKLAEIEALLFVAGEEGITARQIADLLSLPPTGVVQSLEKLSQKYQEDTDTSLCLMETASRYKLVTKADYASVLRDYSRTPMNQSLSRAALETLSIIAYKQPITRVEVDDIRGVNSSGAITKLLSFDLIREDGKKEVLGRPNLYVTTEYFLDYMGINHLEELPKVEEVDIDPEEGQLFSERTEELDEN encoded by the coding sequence ATGAGCAAATTAGCTGAAATTGAAGCACTCTTATTTGTAGCAGGTGAAGAAGGAATTACTGCCAGACAAATCGCAGACCTTCTCTCTTTACCTCCGACAGGTGTGGTGCAAAGTTTAGAAAAATTAAGCCAAAAATACCAGGAGGACACAGATACCAGTCTGTGTTTGATGGAGACAGCTTCCCGTTATAAATTGGTGACAAAGGCAGACTACGCTTCAGTTTTACGAGACTATTCTAGAACGCCCATGAATCAAAGTTTGTCTCGGGCTGCCCTCGAAACCTTATCAATCATTGCTTATAAGCAACCAATCACCCGTGTGGAGGTCGATGATATTCGGGGTGTCAATTCCAGCGGTGCCATTACCAAACTACTGTCATTTGATCTGATCCGAGAGGATGGGAAAAAAGAAGTCCTCGGGCGTCCCAATTTGTATGTCACGACGGAGTATTTTTTGGATTATATGGGAATCAATCATTTGGAGGAATTACCAAAGGTTGAGGAAGTGGACATTGATCCAGAGGAAGGTCAATTATTTTCAGAGAGAACAGAGGAACTAGATGAGAATTAA
- a CDS encoding segregation/condensation protein A, with product MDIKIKDFEGPLDLLLHLVSKYQMDIYEVPLIEVIEQYLAYLATLQAMKLEVAGEYMLMASQLTLIKSRRLLPKVAEEMDEAEDLEQDLLSQLEEYRTYKQLGELMASQHEERALYYSKPKMELVYDDTELLHDRTTVDLFLAFSKLLTKKKEEFRQNHTTIVKDEYKIEDLMDQLRHRFHDRSQVLLQDLFLEAADLQEVITLFLATLELIKIQEVTVIQDRAFGEIYLNRIEHEQIS from the coding sequence ATGGATATTAAAATTAAAGATTTTGAAGGGCCTTTGGACCTCTTGCTCCACTTGGTCTCTAAATACCAGATGGATATCTATGAGGTCCCCTTGATTGAGGTGATCGAACAGTACCTGGCTTATCTAGCGACTCTCCAAGCTATGAAACTAGAGGTAGCTGGGGAATACATGCTGATGGCTAGTCAATTAACCCTGATCAAGAGTCGTAGACTTCTTCCTAAGGTCGCAGAGGAGATGGATGAAGCAGAGGATCTAGAGCAGGACCTCCTTTCTCAATTGGAAGAGTACCGTACTTACAAGCAATTAGGAGAGTTGATGGCCTCGCAGCACGAGGAGCGCGCCCTCTATTATTCGAAACCAAAGATGGAATTGGTCTATGACGATACCGAATTACTTCATGATCGCACCACGGTGGATCTCTTCTTGGCTTTCTCAAAACTATTGACCAAGAAAAAAGAAGAATTCCGCCAGAACCATACAACCATTGTAAAGGATGAATACAAGATTGAGGATCTGATGGACCAGCTGCGTCACCGATTCCACGATCGCTCACAAGTTCTCTTGCAGGACTTGTTTCTAGAAGCAGCGGATCTCCAAGAGGTCATTACTCTATTTCTTGCAACCCTTGAATTGATCAAGATTCAAGAAGTAACGGTGATCCAGGATAGGGCTTTTGGAGAAATTTACTTAAATAGGATTGAACATGAGCAAATTAGCTGA
- the xerD gene encoding site-specific tyrosine recombinase XerD codes for MKEFIASFIDQKELSENSQSAYFYDLDQFIESIHGKVTPTNLRIYQASIKDFKPAVQKRKLSAVNQFLYYLYQERFISEYHRLVLPKIQPAKTHDRELLDLTHFWEESTNPQGRLMALLILEMGLLPSEILQVKVEDIQLDFHVIRVGKDGQKRVLKVPEPLLDELQLFLDGVYLFDNKGKSYSRQWGFRQLEAFLIEKGNQDLSAQSIREQYILKQRELGVDLFSIARELGLKTMVTLEKYK; via the coding sequence ATGAAAGAATTTATTGCAAGTTTTATTGATCAAAAAGAACTAAGTGAAAATTCTCAGTCAGCCTATTTCTATGATTTGGACCAATTTATTGAATCAATTCATGGAAAAGTGACGCCGACGAATTTGAGAATTTACCAAGCTTCGATAAAAGATTTTAAACCGGCGGTTCAAAAACGAAAATTATCCGCTGTTAACCAATTTTTATATTATTTGTATCAAGAACGCTTTATTTCTGAATACCATCGTTTGGTCTTGCCTAAAATTCAACCGGCCAAGACCCATGATCGTGAATTGTTGGATCTGACCCATTTTTGGGAAGAATCAACCAATCCACAGGGACGATTGATGGCCTTATTGATTCTGGAGATGGGCTTATTGCCAAGTGAGATCCTCCAAGTCAAGGTCGAAGATATTCAGCTGGACTTTCATGTCATTCGAGTGGGCAAAGATGGCCAAAAACGGGTTTTAAAAGTTCCAGAGCCTTTACTGGATGAGTTGCAACTCTTCCTGGATGGTGTCTATCTCTTTGATAATAAAGGAAAATCATACTCTCGTCAGTGGGGATTCCGACAATTAGAAGCCTTCTTGATCGAAAAAGGCAACCAAGACCTTTCGGCACAATCGATTCGTGAGCAGTATATTTTGAAACAACGGGAACTCGGTGTGGATCTCTTTAGTATTGCGCGTGAATTGGGCCTAAAAACCATGGTGACATTAGAAAAATATAAATAA
- the cbpB gene encoding cyclic-di-AMP-binding protein CbpB, whose translation MIAKEFERFLLAQEETFLTPAKNLAVLIDTHNVDHAVLLLSQISYSRIPVVTDERKFVGTISLTDILSYQLKHEIPEETFASMDIVDVAKKEVGVIGLDFNLTEVLHKLVDDSFLSVVDEEGYFQGIITRKSILKAINSLMHNFSNEYEMIPK comes from the coding sequence ATGATAGCAAAGGAATTTGAACGTTTCTTGCTGGCGCAGGAAGAGACGTTCTTAACTCCTGCCAAAAATTTAGCGGTCTTGATTGATACCCACAATGTAGACCATGCGGTCTTGCTATTGAGCCAGATTAGCTATAGTCGCATCCCAGTAGTAACGGATGAACGCAAGTTTGTGGGGACGATCTCCCTAACGGATATTCTATCTTATCAATTGAAACACGAGATTCCTGAGGAGACTTTTGCTTCGATGGATATCGTAGACGTTGCAAAGAAGGAGGTCGGGGTCATCGGCTTAGACTTCAATTTGACAGAAGTCCTTCACAAGTTAGTGGATGACTCCTTCTTATCAGTGGTGGATGAAGAAGGGTATTTCCAAGGGATTATTACGCGGAAATCGATCCTCAAAGCCATCAATTCGCTCATGCATAATTTTTCAAATGAATACGAGATGATTCCAAAATGA
- a CDS encoding metallophosphoesterase — protein MAKQTIIVMSDSHGDRSIVEAIKEKYLGKVDGIFHNGDSELKSDDPVWEGIHVVQGNMDFYDGYPERLVTQLGPTRIIQTHGHLFQINFSFQKLDLWAQEEEADICLYGHLHIPDAWKEGRTLFVNPGSVSQPRGLIRECLYAKIEITDSNFKVEYYTRDHGLYPELTKEFSR, from the coding sequence ATGGCAAAGCAAACAATCATCGTTATGAGTGACTCGCATGGAGACCGCTCCATTGTTGAAGCTATTAAAGAAAAATACCTGGGCAAGGTCGATGGGATCTTTCACAATGGGGATTCTGAGCTAAAAAGTGACGATCCTGTCTGGGAAGGGATCCACGTTGTCCAAGGAAATATGGATTTTTATGATGGCTATCCGGAACGCTTGGTGACCCAACTAGGTCCAACACGGATCATCCAGACCCATGGGCATCTCTTCCAGATCAATTTTAGTTTTCAAAAATTGGATCTGTGGGCCCAAGAGGAGGAAGCAGATATCTGTCTTTACGGCCACCTTCATATCCCAGATGCTTGGAAGGAAGGAAGAACCCTCTTTGTGAATCCTGGATCTGTTAGCCAACCTCGTGGTCTGATTCGCGAGTGTTTGTATGCCAAGATAGAGATTACCGATTCGAACTTCAAGGTAGAGTATTATACGCGAGATCATGGATTGTACCCTGAATTGACAAAGGAGTTTAGTAGATGA
- a CDS encoding nucleoside-triphosphate diphosphatase, whose amino-acid sequence MSDKLFEYKDPQDWYIAQWGEDADYNQFSQVPAEASTLLDQLELLFAKDPEGFPLNLSVMRYGSAFRFLTFLTEILNEVKGRAFEIVQRQGALLLVEKGKLLYLHLPSDGVDVEAFLGQDKVKDTILIATRNEGKTKEFRNMFEKLGFEVENLNQYPELPEVEETGMTFEENARLKAETIAELTGKTVLADDSGLKVDILGGLPGVWSARFAGVGATDAENNAKLLHELAMVFDLKDRSAQFHTTLVVARPGKESLVVEADWPGYINFEPKGEHGFGYDPLFLVGETGRAAAELTLEEKNTQSHRALAVKKLLEVFPSWQSKQSSL is encoded by the coding sequence ATGAGTGACAAACTATTTGAATACAAAGATCCCCAAGATTGGTATATTGCCCAATGGGGAGAAGATGCAGACTACAACCAATTTAGTCAAGTGCCTGCGGAAGCTTCCACTCTGTTAGATCAGCTGGAACTTCTCTTTGCCAAGGATCCTGAAGGATTCCCTCTCAATCTATCGGTGATGCGCTATGGTTCAGCCTTTCGTTTTCTGACCTTTTTGACCGAAATCTTGAATGAAGTCAAGGGAAGAGCTTTTGAAATCGTACAGCGTCAAGGAGCCTTGCTCTTGGTTGAAAAAGGGAAATTGCTTTACTTGCATTTGCCAAGTGATGGGGTGGATGTGGAAGCCTTCTTGGGTCAAGACAAGGTCAAAGATACGATTCTTATTGCGACTCGAAATGAGGGAAAAACCAAAGAATTCCGTAATATGTTTGAAAAGCTGGGCTTTGAAGTGGAAAATCTCAATCAATACCCAGAGCTTCCAGAAGTCGAAGAAACAGGGATGACCTTTGAAGAGAATGCCCGCCTAAAAGCTGAAACCATTGCAGAGCTAACTGGGAAAACAGTCTTAGCGGATGATTCAGGTTTGAAGGTGGATATCTTGGGAGGCTTACCAGGAGTTTGGTCAGCTCGCTTTGCGGGAGTTGGTGCGACAGATGCGGAAAACAATGCGAAATTGTTGCACGAATTGGCCATGGTTTTTGACTTGAAAGATCGTTCAGCTCAGTTCCATACGACCTTGGTGGTTGCAAGACCAGGCAAGGAAAGCCTAGTGGTGGAAGCAGATTGGCCAGGGTATATTAATTTTGAGCCCAAAGGGGAACACGGCTTTGGCTATGACCCTCTCTTCTTAGTTGGGGAAACGGGCCGTGCTGCTGCTGAATTAACGCTTGAAGAAAAAAATACACAATCACATCGTGCTTTAGCTGTTAAAAAGTTATTGGAGGTATTTCCATCATGGCAAAGCAAACAATCATCGTTATGA
- the racE gene encoding glutamate racemase, with translation MDNRPIGFLDSGVGGLTVVRELLRQLPHEDVVYIGDSARAPYGPRPADQIREYTWQMVNFLLTKNVKMIVLACNTATAVVWEEVKEKLDIPVLGVILPGASAAIKSTTHQKIGVIGTPMTVSSGIYKEKIQSLAPDMEVSSLACPKFVPLVESNELASSVTKKGVYETLKPLVGKVDTLVLGCTHYPLLKPIIQNVMGPDVKLIDSGAECVRDISVLLNYFELNKSRELLEQTHRFYTTANANSFAAIAEKCLERSVNVEHVNL, from the coding sequence ATGGATAACCGACCGATTGGTTTTTTAGATTCTGGAGTAGGGGGCCTAACTGTTGTCCGCGAATTGCTCCGTCAGCTTCCTCACGAAGATGTCGTCTATATTGGAGATTCAGCGCGTGCACCTTATGGTCCTAGACCAGCAGATCAAATTCGCGAGTATACTTGGCAGATGGTGAACTTCCTTCTGACCAAAAATGTCAAGATGATTGTCTTAGCCTGTAATACAGCGACGGCAGTGGTTTGGGAAGAAGTCAAGGAGAAACTTGATATTCCCGTTTTGGGAGTGATATTGCCCGGAGCTTCTGCAGCCATTAAATCGACGACCCATCAAAAAATTGGGGTCATTGGGACACCGATGACGGTTTCTTCTGGAATTTATAAAGAGAAGATTCAAAGTCTGGCACCAGACATGGAAGTCAGCAGTTTAGCTTGTCCCAAGTTTGTTCCTTTAGTAGAATCAAACGAGTTGGCATCCAGTGTGACCAAAAAGGGGGTTTACGAAACCCTAAAACCACTAGTTGGAAAGGTTGATACCTTGGTCTTGGGATGCACCCATTATCCCCTTTTAAAACCGATCATTCAAAATGTGATGGGACCGGATGTCAAATTGATTGATAGTGGGGCAGAGTGTGTTCGGGATATTTCCGTCTTATTAAACTATTTTGAGCTCAATAAGAGTCGCGAACTCTTAGAGCAGACCCACCGCTTTTATACCACTGCAAATGCCAATAGCTTTGCAGCGATTGCCGAAAAATGTCTAGAACGTTCAGTGAATGTGGAGCATGTAAATTTATGA
- a CDS encoding YneF family protein, with translation MNLFLGILLIILAFFGGMVAGMFLLRRQFEKEFASNPRLNVEAVRTLLGASGQRPSEAKVQQVYRQIVNQQKSAMVKNKKK, from the coding sequence ATGAATCTCTTTTTAGGAATTTTGTTGATTATTTTAGCTTTCTTTGGTGGGATGGTTGCAGGAATGTTCTTGCTTCGTCGTCAGTTTGAAAAAGAATTTGCATCGAACCCACGTTTGAATGTTGAAGCAGTCCGTACGCTTTTAGGTGCCAGCGGCCAACGTCCAAGCGAAGCAAAAGTTCAACAAGTCTATCGCCAAATTGTGAACCAACAAAAATCAGCAATGGTGAAAAACAAGAAAAAATAA
- a CDS encoding diaminopimelate decarboxylase, with protein sequence MKTPFVTREQLESLTQKFPTPFHLYDEAGIRETARALHQAFAWNEGFKEYFAIKATPNPSILKILQEEGCGVDTASYVELLMADKLGFSGKEIMFSSNNTPADEFVYARELGATINLDAYEDIAFLKSVTSIPKVISCRYNPGGVFELGTDIMDNPEEAKFGMTKEQLVQAFIELKKLGVEEFGIHALLASNTVSNDYYPELARQLFELAVEVVEKTGVHLGFINLSGGVGVNYKPEQEPNDIAIIGEGVHRVFDAILKPAGLGHVKIYTELGRFMLASHGLLVTRVTHKKKTYRTYVGVDASAVNLLRPAMYGAYHHITNMDRPEEPTEVVDVVGSLCENNDKFAKQRELPVTEIGDLLVIHDTGAHGFSMGYQYNAKLRSAEVLLQEDGQARLIRRAEKPEDYLATLYGFDIEK encoded by the coding sequence ATGAAAACACCTTTTGTAACCCGTGAACAATTAGAAAGCCTGACCCAAAAATTTCCGACCCCTTTCCATCTCTATGACGAAGCAGGAATTCGTGAAACAGCGCGTGCCCTCCATCAAGCTTTTGCTTGGAATGAAGGATTTAAGGAATATTTTGCCATCAAGGCGACTCCTAACCCATCGATCCTAAAAATTTTGCAAGAAGAGGGCTGTGGAGTTGACACGGCCAGCTATGTCGAATTGTTGATGGCAGATAAACTGGGCTTTAGTGGAAAAGAGATCATGTTTTCTTCTAACAATACGCCAGCTGATGAATTTGTCTATGCTAGAGAATTAGGGGCAACGATCAATCTGGACGCCTATGAAGACATTGCTTTCTTGAAGTCTGTGACTAGCATCCCCAAGGTCATTTCTTGCCGCTATAATCCTGGTGGAGTTTTTGAACTGGGAACCGATATTATGGACAATCCGGAAGAAGCTAAGTTTGGCATGACCAAGGAGCAATTGGTCCAAGCCTTTATCGAGTTGAAAAAACTAGGTGTGGAAGAGTTTGGCATTCACGCTTTATTGGCTTCTAATACAGTATCCAACGACTACTATCCAGAGTTGGCGCGTCAACTTTTTGAATTGGCAGTGGAAGTCGTCGAGAAAACAGGTGTTCACTTGGGCTTCATCAATCTTTCTGGTGGGGTTGGGGTCAATTACAAGCCAGAACAAGAACCAAATGATATTGCCATTATTGGGGAGGGCGTACATCGCGTCTTTGATGCGATTCTCAAACCGGCAGGACTTGGTCATGTGAAAATCTATACCGAGCTTGGTCGCTTTATGCTGGCTTCACACGGTCTTTTGGTGACCAGAGTGACGCATAAAAAGAAAACTTACCGGACTTATGTCGGGGTTGATGCTTCAGCTGTGAACCTTCTTAGACCGGCTATGTACGGTGCTTATCACCATATCACCAATATGGATCGTCCAGAGGAACCGACTGAAGTGGTCGATGTCGTGGGAAGTCTCTGTGAAAATAACGATAAATTTGCCAAACAACGAGAACTACCCGTGACGGAGATTGGAGATTTACTTGTGATCCATGACACGGGAGCCCATGGATTTTCAATGGGGTATCAGTACAATGCTAAGTTGCGTTCGGCAGAAGTTTTGCTTCAAGAAGATGGGCAGGCCCGTTTGATTCGTCGAGCAGAAAAACCAGAAGATTATCTTGCGACACTCTACGGCTTTGACATTGAAAAATAA
- a CDS encoding Bax inhibitor-1/YccA family protein encodes MYNDSVIQEQSGLNAFYNKIYSLVGIGVGISALVSGLMMTVFQDFFVQILTTAPMVYYAAVVVELILVFVASGKAVKNSPSALPIFLIYSALNGFTLSFIIARYMQATVYKAFLVSALMFIVMGAIGRVVKKDLSGMGRALMGVLIGVIIASVVNMFLRSSGMDYILSIISVFLFAGLTAWDNQKIRYVYDQTNGQPATGWAVAMALELYLDFINLFISLLRIFGRND; translated from the coding sequence ATGTATAATGATTCAGTAATCCAAGAACAAAGTGGATTGAATGCTTTTTATAACAAAATCTACTCATTAGTTGGGATCGGTGTTGGGATTTCAGCCCTTGTGTCTGGTCTTATGATGACGGTCTTTCAAGATTTCTTCGTTCAAATCTTGACAACAGCACCAATGGTTTACTATGCAGCAGTGGTTGTAGAATTGATCTTGGTCTTTGTTGCAAGTGGGAAGGCTGTTAAAAATAGCCCGTCTGCTCTTCCGATCTTCTTGATCTACTCAGCTTTGAATGGCTTTACCTTGAGCTTTATCATTGCTCGCTACATGCAAGCAACTGTCTATAAGGCTTTCTTGGTCAGTGCCTTGATGTTTATTGTCATGGGAGCTATCGGACGCGTCGTGAAAAAAGACCTGTCTGGTATGGGACGTGCCTTGATGGGAGTCTTGATCGGTGTGATCATCGCTTCTGTTGTGAACATGTTCTTGAGAAGTTCTGGAATGGACTATATCTTGAGTATTATCTCTGTCTTCCTCTTTGCAGGATTGACAGCTTGGGATAACCAAAAGATTCGCTATGTCTATGATCAAACAAATGGTCAACCTGCTACAGGTTGGGCAGTAGCGATGGCTTTGGAACTTTATCTTGACTTTATCAACCTCTTTATCAGCCTTCTTCGTATCTTCGGAAGAAACGACTAA
- a CDS encoding HDIG domain-containing metalloprotein, whose amino-acid sequence MQYHRDKEYMTYVGHLIQHPKVQKLADIPHHIHSNRLEHSIHVSYTSYKLAKKFGWDAKSTARGGLLHDLFYYDWRETKFTKSHAWIHPRIAVRNARKITDLNAKEEDIIIKHMWGATLAPPRYKESFVVTMVDKYWAVKEASEPWRKKMAKRRFFHRKMLKS is encoded by the coding sequence ATGCAATATCATCGTGACAAAGAATACATGACCTATGTAGGCCATCTGATCCAGCATCCTAAGGTTCAAAAATTAGCTGACATTCCCCACCATATTCATTCCAATCGTTTGGAGCATTCCATTCATGTTAGCTATACCAGTTATAAACTGGCTAAAAAATTTGGTTGGGATGCTAAAAGTACGGCTCGGGGTGGCCTCCTGCATGACCTCTTTTACTATGATTGGCGCGAGACCAAGTTTACGAAAAGTCACGCCTGGATCCATCCCCGCATTGCCGTGAGAAATGCACGAAAGATCACAGATCTCAATGCCAAGGAAGAAGACATCATTATTAAACATATGTGGGGTGCTACCCTTGCCCCGCCTCGCTACAAAGAATCCTTCGTAGTGACGATGGTGGATAAATACTGGGCTGTTAAGGAAGCTTCAGAACCTTGGCGTAAAAAGATGGCCAAAAGGAGATTTTTTCATCGAAAAATGTTAAAATCATAG
- a CDS encoding TrmH family RNA methyltransferase, with the protein MNIITSKSNNVIKNAKKLHQKKYRTDSYLIEGWHLFEEAVENQAKIQQVFVLEAYLDRVENIQKVTVVTPEILSLLADSKTPQGIVAEIALEQPVLPDQLQGRYLYIEDVQDPGNVGTMIRTADAAGFDGVMLSKASADLYSLKTLRSMQGSHFHIPIWKLDREELLERAAQSHLAVLATTLSEASIDYRQLPQTDQFILVMGNEGNGISQEMAAQADQLVHIPMPGRAESLNVAVAAGILMFSLRKF; encoded by the coding sequence ATGAATATTATAACGTCTAAATCCAATAATGTAATCAAAAATGCTAAAAAATTACATCAAAAAAAATACCGGACAGATTCTTATCTCATTGAAGGCTGGCATCTGTTTGAAGAGGCAGTAGAAAATCAAGCGAAGATTCAACAGGTCTTTGTTTTAGAAGCCTATTTAGACCGGGTAGAGAACATCCAAAAAGTCACCGTCGTGACCCCGGAGATCTTAAGTCTCTTGGCAGATTCGAAGACTCCGCAAGGGATTGTCGCAGAGATCGCTCTGGAGCAACCAGTCCTTCCAGATCAGTTACAAGGTCGCTACCTTTATATAGAGGATGTACAGGATCCCGGCAATGTAGGGACTATGATTCGAACAGCAGATGCAGCAGGTTTTGATGGCGTCATGCTTTCGAAAGCCTCCGCAGATCTATACAGTCTCAAGACCCTTCGATCCATGCAGGGCAGTCATTTCCATATTCCTATCTGGAAACTGGATCGAGAAGAACTATTGGAACGAGCTGCGCAATCTCATCTAGCAGTTCTCGCAACGACGCTTTCAGAAGCTTCCATTGACTACCGTCAGCTTCCTCAGACCGATCAGTTTATTCTGGTTATGGGGAATGAAGGAAATGGCATCAGCCAGGAAATGGCGGCACAAGCAGACCAGCTGGTTCATATTCCTATGCCAGGTCGGGCCGAGAGTTTGAATGTTGCAGTGGCAGCAGGAATTTTGATGTTTTCTTTAAGGAAATTTTGA
- a CDS encoding acylphosphatase, whose translation MQKVKMIAQGRVQGVGFRWGVYSLALEIGGITGRVWNNDDGTVGILAQAESSSQMAKFIQEIRKGPTPFAHVTYLDVTLANFENYTDFKIAN comes from the coding sequence ATGCAAAAGGTAAAAATGATTGCCCAAGGACGGGTTCAAGGGGTTGGCTTTCGCTGGGGAGTGTACAGTCTTGCTTTAGAGATCGGTGGGATTACTGGCCGTGTCTGGAATAACGACGACGGAACGGTTGGCATTCTGGCCCAGGCAGAGTCTAGTAGCCAAATGGCTAAATTCATTCAAGAAATTCGCAAAGGTCCTACACCTTTTGCACATGTGACTTATTTAGATGTTACGCTCGCAAACTTTGAAAACTATACAGACTTTAAAATTGCAAATTAA